A region from the Cannabis sativa cultivar Pink pepper isolate KNU-18-1 chromosome 9, ASM2916894v1, whole genome shotgun sequence genome encodes:
- the LOC133030899 gene encoding uncharacterized protein LOC133030899 has product MNKVQSSGAGVEIALPVTNAPTISNSIVGVATATLANLLSGNDLIKHNFSIVKSETSLEATIPLISQGVNLPIEFVHSEDANSKNVTARTSKKRRKNKKKANKRFCTNAQIHMASSPLNQGPPC; this is encoded by the exons ATGAACAAGGTGCAAAGTTCAGGTGCTGGGGTTGAAATTGCTTTGCCTGTTACTAATGCTCCAACAATTTCTAACAGCATTGTTGGTGTTGCAACTGCGACTCTTGCAAATTTGCTCTCTGGAAATGATTTAATAAAGCACAATTTCAGTATAGTAAAATCAGAAACTTCTTTAGAAGCAACCATTCCTCTAATTTCTCAAGGGGTCAATTTACCAATTGAATTTGTGCATTCAGAAGATGCAAACTCTAAAAATGTTACAGCTCGTACTTCAAAGAAGAGACGTAAGAACAAGAAGAAGGCTAATAAGAGATTTTGCACTAATGCTCA GATCCATATGGCTTCATCTCCTTTAAATCAAGGACCACCTTGTTAA